In Thioalkalivibrio paradoxus ARh 1, the following are encoded in one genomic region:
- a CDS encoding tyrosine-type recombinase/integrase: MRPATPPDFNQQYETHLKHLKLKALQPKTIEAYARAVRRIGAYFDHRIEDLSEAQLTEYFTDLLESHSWSAAKHDLYGLKFFYTHVLRKPWVAVGLIKPPKSQRLPDIVTVAEAARLFDTTRILSYRVFYFTLYSLGLRLGDGLRLQLGDIDAERARVHVRDSKGNKDRFVPLPDTTLTVLRDFWRTHRNPVWLFPSRQGGLRAAARATTPLDRPAKKRSSTSAAISIAARSRRRTSSPAMTAR, from the coding sequence ATGAGACCAGCAACCCCGCCCGACTTCAACCAACAGTACGAGACCCACCTCAAGCACCTCAAGCTCAAGGCCCTCCAGCCCAAGACCATCGAGGCCTATGCCCGCGCCGTTCGGCGCATCGGCGCCTACTTCGACCACCGTATCGAGGATCTCTCCGAGGCCCAGCTCACCGAGTACTTCACCGATCTCCTGGAGAGCCACTCCTGGAGTGCCGCGAAGCACGATCTCTACGGCCTGAAGTTCTTCTACACCCACGTGCTGCGCAAGCCCTGGGTGGCGGTGGGGCTGATCAAGCCACCCAAGTCCCAGCGTCTGCCGGACATCGTGACCGTCGCCGAAGCCGCCCGCCTGTTCGATACCACCCGCATTCTCAGCTACCGCGTGTTCTACTTCACCCTGTACAGCCTCGGCCTGCGCCTCGGCGACGGCCTGCGTCTCCAGCTCGGCGACATCGACGCCGAACGGGCGCGGGTGCATGTGCGCGACAGCAAGGGCAACAAGGACCGTTTCGTGCCCTTGCCCGACACCACGCTCACCGTACTGCGCGACTTTTGGCGCACCCATCGCAACCCGGTGTGGCTGTTCCCCAGCCGCCAGGGCGGGCTGCGCGCCGCGGCCCGGGCCACCACGCCGCTGGACCGCCCGGCGAAAAAGCGCTCGTCTACCTCGGCCGCTATCTCTATCGCGGCGCGATCCAGGAGAAGGACATCCTCGCCTGCAATGACGGCCAGGTGA
- a CDS encoding glyoxalase superfamily protein: MNAALCVRGAWMGFQAIPIIRIFDESKAKEFYLEFLGMSLDWEHRFEPGFPIYMQVSKGGLVFHLSEHYGDCSPGAKTFVNTDEFEALYGEITSRGYRYSRPELTTAPWGDRVFEVIDPFSNRILFNECINT, encoded by the coding sequence GTGAATGCGGCGTTATGTGTAAGGGGAGCATGGATGGGATTTCAAGCTATTCCAATCATCCGAATTTTCGATGAATCAAAAGCCAAGGAGTTCTATCTGGAATTTCTTGGTATGTCGTTGGATTGGGAGCACCGCTTTGAGCCGGGCTTTCCTATCTACATGCAGGTTTCCAAGGGTGGTCTGGTCTTTCACCTCAGTGAGCACTATGGAGATTGTTCTCCCGGTGCTAAAACGTTTGTGAATACTGACGAGTTTGAGGCCCTGTACGGTGAAATTACCTCGCGAGGTTACAGATACTCTCGGCCAGAACTTACGACTGCACCTTGGGGTGATAGGGTATTTGAGGTGATAGATCCGTTTTCAAACAGAATTTTGTTTAATGAATGCATAAACACATAA
- the tnpA gene encoding IS66 family insertion sequence element accessory protein TnpA, whose amino-acid sequence MWGVRRSRQEWERLVRGWERSGLSQQAYCERRGISVASLQRWRRLLAPEPRTESPVAAPVPEFVPVTLVDDAPGTRAADLTLVLAGGLRLEIGPGCSAETLQRVLGVLRERA is encoded by the coding sequence ATGTGGGGCGTGCGGCGCAGTCGGCAGGAGTGGGAGCGGCTGGTGCGGGGCTGGGAGCGCAGCGGTCTGTCGCAGCAGGCGTACTGTGAGCGGCGCGGGATTTCGGTGGCCAGCCTGCAGCGCTGGCGGCGACTGCTGGCGCCGGAGCCCCGGACCGAGTCGCCGGTGGCGGCCCCGGTGCCGGAGTTCGTGCCGGTCACCCTGGTCGATGACGCGCCCGGGACGCGGGCTGCCGATCTGACGCTGGTGCTGGCCGGTGGTCTGCGTCTGGAGATCGGGCCGGGGTGTTCGGCCGAGACGCTGCAGCGGGTGCTGGGTGTGCTGCGGGAGCGCGCATGA
- a CDS encoding type II toxin-antitoxin system VapC family toxin, producing the protein MKLLLDTQIMLWWLLGDSRLRQETRDLMGKSACVVSVASIWEVAIKHRLGKLSVDPASFRDESLAAGATLLAINDAHVIETARLPGIHSDPFDRLIIAQARVEGLVAVSSDGRWSEYGIPLQRP; encoded by the coding sequence GTGAAGCTGCTTCTGGACACCCAGATCATGCTGTGGTGGCTGCTGGGCGATTCGCGGCTGCGGCAGGAGACGCGCGACCTCATGGGGAAAAGCGCCTGCGTGGTTTCCGTAGCAAGCATTTGGGAAGTGGCGATCAAGCACCGACTCGGGAAACTCAGTGTCGACCCAGCCAGCTTTCGCGACGAAAGCCTTGCCGCAGGCGCAACGCTGCTCGCGATCAATGACGCCCATGTCATCGAGACGGCAAGGCTTCCTGGTATTCATTCAGATCCGTTCGACCGGCTGATCATCGCTCAGGCGCGTGTCGAGGGGTTGGTGGCGGTCTCATCGGATGGACGATGGAGTGAGTACGGCATCCCGCTGCAGCGGCCGTAG
- the tnpB gene encoding IS66 family insertion sequence element accessory protein TnpB (TnpB, as the term is used for proteins encoded by IS66 family insertion elements, is considered an accessory protein, since TnpC, encoded by a neighboring gene, is a DDE family transposase.): MIALDAHTKVYLARGHTDMRCQIDGLAARVEDVLQADPFSSHLFVFCNRARDKIKVLVWYRNGFWLWYRRLEKQRFWWPAGTEQSSVELSVRELQWLLEGLDPTAVQGHLKASFSLL; encoded by the coding sequence ATGATCGCCTTGGACGCGCACACCAAGGTGTATCTGGCGCGCGGCCACACCGACATGCGCTGCCAGATCGACGGTCTCGCGGCGCGGGTCGAGGACGTGCTGCAGGCGGATCCGTTTTCCTCGCACCTGTTCGTGTTCTGCAACCGGGCGCGGGACAAGATCAAGGTGCTGGTGTGGTACCGGAACGGCTTCTGGCTGTGGTACCGGCGCCTGGAGAAGCAGCGCTTCTGGTGGCCGGCGGGCACCGAGCAGAGTTCGGTTGAACTGTCGGTGCGCGAACTGCAGTGGTTGCTGGAGGGCCTGGATCCGACCGCCGTGCAGGGCCATCTCAAGGCGTCTTTTTCTCTGCTTTAG
- a CDS encoding type II toxin-antitoxin system VapC family toxin — protein MAARLLLDTDVLIDYLRGVPEAVTYLESRKEVFLISAVTVGELYAGVREGRERKALDAFMGAFEIVVLDASLAERGGLLRRDYGKSHGTGLADALIAASAERQEAVLVTLNRKHFPMLREVLVPYEKRRVPS, from the coding sequence ATGGCAGCGCGTCTGCTGCTGGATACGGATGTTCTGATTGATTATCTCCGGGGCGTTCCCGAGGCCGTGACCTACCTTGAAAGCCGAAAGGAGGTTTTTCTGATTTCGGCGGTTACGGTCGGCGAACTCTATGCTGGGGTGCGCGAGGGCCGCGAGCGAAAAGCGTTGGATGCATTCATGGGGGCCTTTGAGATCGTTGTGCTGGATGCGTCTCTGGCCGAGCGAGGTGGCCTGCTTCGGCGGGATTACGGCAAGAGCCATGGCACCGGCCTGGCGGATGCCTTGATCGCAGCCTCTGCGGAGCGCCAGGAAGCGGTTCTCGTAACGCTCAATCGCAAGCATTTCCCCATGCTCAGGGAAGTGCTCGTGCCCTATGAAAAGAGAAGAGTTCCCAGCTAA
- a CDS encoding aldo/keto reductase → MGHRHSRRTALKLLAAGIAAWWMPHLSLAHSGALLRKPIPGGGQLPVIGLGTWRTFNVGRDPQLLDARTEVVRAFFEHGGGLVDSSPMYGSAPDVMGYALDKLGKPDSLYTAEKVWSPAGGSTREQIADLSQRWGVDRFDLVQVHNLTDWREHLDVLQQMKADGEIAHVGITTSHGRRHDEVERIMRERDIDFVQLTYSITHRRVEDRLLPLAQEKGIAVIANRTYDGGRLIQNLKRRHEVPAWAADEFDCRNWADFLLKFVVSHPALTCAIPATTRVEHVIENMRAGHEPMPTPATRERMIRHIASL, encoded by the coding sequence ATGGGTCATCGCCACTCGCGCCGAACCGCCCTGAAACTCCTTGCTGCCGGCATCGCCGCCTGGTGGATGCCGCATCTGTCCCTTGCCCACTCCGGCGCGCTGCTCCGCAAACCCATCCCCGGTGGCGGGCAGTTGCCGGTGATCGGTCTGGGTACCTGGCGGACGTTCAATGTCGGCCGCGATCCGCAACTGCTCGACGCCCGGACCGAGGTGGTGCGGGCTTTCTTCGAACACGGCGGCGGCCTGGTCGATTCTTCGCCGATGTACGGCTCCGCACCCGACGTGATGGGCTACGCACTCGACAAGCTGGGCAAGCCGGACTCGCTTTACACGGCCGAGAAGGTCTGGAGCCCGGCCGGCGGCAGTACGCGCGAGCAGATTGCCGATCTGTCACAGCGCTGGGGCGTCGACCGCTTCGACCTGGTCCAGGTCCACAACCTCACCGACTGGCGCGAACACCTGGACGTTCTGCAGCAGATGAAGGCCGACGGCGAGATCGCTCACGTCGGCATCACCACCTCGCACGGTCGCCGGCACGACGAGGTCGAGCGCATCATGCGGGAACGCGACATCGATTTCGTGCAACTGACCTACAGCATCACCCACCGCCGGGTCGAAGATCGGCTGCTGCCGCTGGCGCAGGAAAAAGGTATTGCCGTGATCGCCAATCGCACGTACGACGGTGGGCGCCTGATCCAGAACCTCAAGCGCCGGCATGAAGTCCCTGCATGGGCCGCTGACGAATTCGATTGCCGCAACTGGGCCGACTTCCTGCTCAAGTTCGTCGTCAGCCATCCGGCGCTGACCTGCGCGATTCCGGCAACGACCCGCGTCGAGCACGTGATCGAGAACATGCGCGCCGGCCACGAACCGATGCCGACGCCAGCCACGCGCGAACGCATGATCCGCCACATCGCGTCGCTGTAA
- a CDS encoding reverse transcriptase domain-containing protein — translation MLASNGESSPILANVYRHYALDLWFERVVRPRCRGQALLIRYADDYVCAFQYREEAEGFYRVLPKRLAKFGLPVAPEKTRILRFSRFHPGLPRGFAFLGFELYSSRDRRGDLRVMKRTARKRLQRAKQRIKEWIKGHRHLPGRRFIRELNRRLVGHYNYYGLRSNEQALHSFHQWAIGCAFKWLNRRGGKRSSFTWAQFNRALKRLGVAFPRTTERQRAHVAFT, via the coding sequence ATGTTGGCGAGCAATGGGGAGAGTTCTCCGATTCTGGCCAACGTGTACCGGCACTATGCGCTGGATCTCTGGTTCGAGCGGGTGGTGCGGCCGCGTTGTCGCGGCCAGGCGCTACTCATCCGCTATGCGGATGATTACGTCTGCGCGTTCCAGTATCGCGAGGAAGCCGAGGGGTTCTACCGGGTTCTGCCGAAACGGCTGGCGAAGTTCGGCCTGCCCGTGGCACCGGAGAAGACCCGCATCCTGCGCTTCAGCCGATTTCATCCCGGGCTGCCTCGGGGGTTTGCGTTTCTCGGCTTCGAGCTGTATTCGAGTCGGGATCGCCGCGGAGACCTGCGGGTGATGAAGCGCACGGCGCGCAAGCGTCTGCAACGCGCCAAGCAGCGGATCAAGGAGTGGATCAAGGGCCATCGGCACTTGCCGGGGCGCCGGTTCATCCGGGAGTTGAACCGGAGACTGGTGGGGCACTACAACTACTACGGGCTGCGCAGCAACGAACAGGCGCTGCACAGCTTCCACCAATGGGCGATCGGCTGTGCCTTCAAGTGGCTGAATCGTCGCGGTGGCAAGCGGAGCAGCTTCACTTGGGCCCAGTTCAACCGGGCGCTGAAGCGGTTGGGTGTCGCCTTCCCCCGAACCACGGAGAGACAGCGCGCGCATGTGGCCTTTACGTAA
- a CDS encoding HigA family addiction module antitoxin: protein MLMHNPPHPGEVLRELCLEPMGLSVTAAAEALGVSRKTLSSVLNGKAGISPEMAIRLSIAFDTSAESWLNQQSQYELWHAEQHRKELKVKKLVTA from the coding sequence ATGTTGATGCACAATCCCCCCCATCCTGGTGAAGTGTTGCGTGAGCTTTGTCTGGAGCCCATGGGTCTCTCTGTAACGGCCGCTGCAGAAGCGCTGGGAGTAAGTCGAAAAACCCTGAGTTCCGTATTGAACGGTAAGGCCGGCATTAGTCCAGAGATGGCCATTCGACTATCCATTGCGTTTGATACTTCGGCAGAGAGTTGGCTGAACCAGCAGTCCCAGTATGAGCTCTGGCATGCTGAGCAGCACCGTAAAGAGCTCAAGGTTAAAAAGCTTGTCACCGCCTGA
- a CDS encoding ribbon-helix-helix domain-containing protein gives MVRTQIYLTEVEQQALRVLSRRTGRSQSELIREAVDQLIAKSEKPDRKALLQQARGIWQGREDLPDFAALRRELDRSGPDAS, from the coding sequence ATGGTTCGCACGCAGATCTACCTGACGGAGGTTGAGCAGCAGGCACTGCGTGTGCTGTCTCGGCGCACTGGGCGCTCCCAGAGCGAGTTGATCCGTGAGGCCGTGGATCAACTCATCGCGAAGTCCGAGAAGCCGGACCGGAAAGCGCTACTGCAGCAGGCACGGGGTATCTGGCAGGGTCGAGAGGATCTGCCGGACTTCGCGGCGCTTCGACGTGAGCTTGATCGTTCTGGTCCGGATGCCAGCTAA
- the tnpC gene encoding IS66 family transposase, translating into MPEAAQKLPKDPAELHAIIARMAAEKVAREQRFEAELQARDAELRVRNETIDKLDRKIELLLERLDLLRHQRFGPKADRVAREQLALFDEAELNVLIEELDAQIAEAKAPPRSERTEPKKQTPKRKPLPAHLPRVERILDLSEAEQAALAETHVRIGFDESEQLGVLPKQYYVIKIKRAKYAPIHADVPGAEAGLRIAPRPAQILPKAIAHSSLLAEVVTGKFVDGLPLYRQEKVFAREGIELSRQTLSGWIVQLATPLAPVLAALKQHLTQGPVLQIDETPVQVLDEPGRANTTKSYMWVYRGGPSGRPVIWFQYAPSRSGEVPIDFLFPEGDGRPPELRFYLQTDGYAGYHALAEKEGIRGHMGCWAHVRRKAVEAANSRTKTGAAHAFVALIGKLYEVERRIRGTAPEHRHAVRREQSQPILDEIQAWLDDKAQKVLPKGLLGEAIQYARRQWPILITFLQDGHLEIDNNLAENAIRPFALGRKAWLFSGSPRGAEASAMLYTLVETAKANGLEPRAYLHYLFETLPAVTTPGGIAALLPHRLTPEDLKIPAPEL; encoded by the coding sequence ATGCCCGAAGCCGCTCAGAAGCTCCCCAAGGACCCCGCGGAGCTGCACGCGATCATCGCCCGGATGGCGGCCGAGAAGGTCGCGCGGGAACAGCGCTTCGAGGCCGAGTTGCAGGCACGCGATGCAGAACTTCGGGTGCGGAACGAGACCATCGATAAGCTCGACCGCAAGATCGAGCTCCTCCTGGAGCGCCTGGATCTGCTGCGCCACCAGCGCTTCGGACCGAAGGCGGATCGCGTCGCGCGGGAGCAGCTCGCGCTCTTTGACGAAGCCGAGCTGAACGTCCTGATCGAGGAACTGGACGCCCAGATCGCCGAAGCCAAGGCGCCGCCACGCTCGGAACGTACCGAACCCAAGAAGCAGACCCCGAAGCGCAAGCCGCTGCCGGCGCACCTGCCGCGGGTGGAGCGCATCCTGGACCTGTCCGAGGCGGAACAGGCGGCGCTCGCCGAGACCCACGTGCGGATCGGCTTCGACGAGTCCGAGCAGCTGGGGGTGCTGCCCAAGCAGTACTACGTGATCAAGATCAAGCGCGCCAAGTACGCGCCGATCCACGCCGACGTACCCGGCGCCGAGGCGGGGCTGCGGATCGCACCCCGCCCGGCGCAGATCCTGCCGAAAGCCATCGCGCACAGTTCGCTGCTCGCGGAGGTGGTTACGGGCAAGTTCGTCGATGGCCTGCCGCTGTACCGCCAGGAGAAGGTCTTCGCCCGCGAGGGCATCGAGCTCTCCCGCCAGACCCTGTCCGGCTGGATCGTACAACTGGCCACCCCGCTCGCCCCGGTGCTGGCCGCTTTGAAGCAGCACCTGACCCAAGGCCCGGTGCTGCAGATCGACGAGACCCCGGTGCAGGTGCTCGATGAACCGGGCCGGGCCAACACCACCAAGTCCTATATGTGGGTCTACCGCGGTGGGCCGTCTGGAAGACCAGTGATCTGGTTCCAGTACGCCCCGAGCCGCAGCGGCGAGGTGCCGATCGACTTCCTGTTCCCGGAAGGAGACGGCCGGCCTCCGGAACTCCGGTTCTATCTGCAGACGGATGGCTATGCGGGCTATCACGCGCTGGCAGAGAAAGAGGGCATCCGGGGCCACATGGGGTGCTGGGCCCACGTCCGGCGCAAGGCCGTCGAGGCGGCCAACAGTCGAACCAAGACCGGGGCCGCGCATGCCTTCGTGGCCTTGATCGGCAAGCTCTACGAGGTCGAGCGCCGGATCCGCGGCACGGCCCCGGAACACCGCCACGCGGTGCGGCGGGAACAGTCGCAGCCGATCCTGGATGAGATCCAGGCCTGGCTCGACGACAAGGCGCAGAAGGTGCTGCCCAAGGGCCTGCTGGGCGAGGCGATCCAGTATGCCCGCAGGCAGTGGCCGATCCTGATCACGTTCCTGCAGGACGGTCACCTCGAGATCGACAACAATCTGGCCGAGAACGCGATCCGGCCATTCGCCCTGGGGCGCAAGGCGTGGCTGTTCAGCGGCAGCCCGCGCGGTGCCGAGGCCAGTGCGATGCTCTACACCCTGGTGGAGACGGCGAAGGCCAACGGCCTGGAGCCGCGCGCCTACCTGCATTACCTGTTCGAGACCCTGCCGGCGGTGACCACCCCGGGCGGCATCGCGGCCCTGCTGCCGCATCGGCTCACGCCCGAGGATCTGAAAATCCCGGCGCCGGAACTGTAA
- a CDS encoding type II toxin-antitoxin system Phd/YefM family antitoxin, translating to MQVNMLEAKNQLSKLVKAAVAGEEVIIASHGEAQVRLVPCAASPGLKRWGVWADRPVNVDAAFDEQVDEEVARLFGTP from the coding sequence ATGCAAGTCAATATGCTTGAAGCGAAGAACCAGCTCTCGAAGTTGGTGAAGGCGGCTGTTGCGGGTGAGGAGGTCATCATCGCCAGCCATGGTGAGGCCCAGGTGCGGCTGGTTCCTTGCGCGGCGAGCCCGGGATTAAAGCGTTGGGGGGTCTGGGCAGACCGCCCTGTCAATGTCGATGCCGCCTTTGACGAGCAGGTCGACGAAGAGGTCGCCAGGCTCTTCGGTACCCCGTGA
- a CDS encoding DUF6064 family protein, giving the protein MNGWQTYRLEDFIPFTPDIYWRLLERINEAFWPLHVLAVAIGLAALLLALRGNQRIVLALLAPAWLTSGIIFHFTYYAELNWAAPWFGWGFIAQAAMLLALALFAGSGPTQGPSKALSTGIGATVALVSLPGYPLIAATIGPGLSQAETYGLHPDPTAIATLGVLLLILRGPSFWLASLIPILWCLIGSLTLIAIDATGALIPLAAVAIIAGTSVARSIQSAARPNV; this is encoded by the coding sequence ATGAACGGCTGGCAGACCTACCGCCTCGAAGACTTCATCCCGTTCACCCCGGATATCTACTGGCGGCTGCTGGAACGCATCAACGAAGCCTTCTGGCCACTGCACGTTCTGGCCGTCGCCATCGGCCTGGCTGCGCTGTTGCTCGCCCTTCGCGGCAACCAACGCATCGTCCTGGCCCTGCTCGCCCCCGCCTGGCTGACCAGCGGGATCATCTTCCACTTCACCTATTACGCCGAACTGAACTGGGCCGCCCCGTGGTTCGGCTGGGGCTTCATCGCCCAGGCTGCCATGTTGCTCGCCCTCGCCTTGTTCGCCGGATCCGGCCCGACGCAAGGGCCTTCCAAAGCGCTTTCGACCGGGATCGGTGCGACCGTTGCGCTGGTTTCCCTGCCTGGCTATCCGCTGATCGCCGCAACCATCGGCCCCGGCCTGAGCCAGGCCGAGACCTACGGCCTGCACCCCGACCCCACGGCCATCGCCACGCTCGGCGTGCTGCTGCTCATCCTGCGCGGCCCCAGCTTCTGGCTCGCCTCGCTCATTCCGATCCTGTGGTGCCTGATCGGCTCGCTGACCCTGATCGCGATCGACGCAACCGGGGCACTGATCCCGCTGGCCGCGGTGGCCATCATCGCCGGGACTTCGGTCGCGCGCTCGATCCAGTCAGCGGCGCGGCCAAACGTGTAG
- a CDS encoding HNH endonuclease — MSGNVEKRCLLCEELISAETDSREHLIPNSIGGRKKVSGFLCVPCNSKSGDSWDSALAHQMNPLSLFFRINRERGDAPSQKFKTTSGRELVLNADGSMDLPKPVFKEQQNDTRVEIKISARDMTEAKKMLRGVARKYPRLNVDELLEETKMQSTYSQEPIHFNLSFGGLDAGRSFVKTALALLSTIGVSARDCEHAIQFLKEEESEPCFGYYYEKDLVGGRPAGTPVHCVHVNGDPDSKLIRGYVEYFGVMRVVMCLSSNYSGNAFSATYAIDPTKGEELNLSVGLDLDLVDIRKAYNYEKWDGKAVQQAMGAVIGPTLEKQHKEERGRVLDEAVRYAFSNCGSKEGEVIAEEQHNRLMGLLREKLEPWVLNQIISMRKHD, encoded by the coding sequence GTGAGCGGTAATGTGGAAAAAAGATGTTTGCTGTGTGAAGAATTAATTTCCGCAGAAACTGACTCGCGTGAACATTTAATACCCAACTCTATCGGAGGGAGAAAAAAAGTCTCAGGATTCCTGTGTGTGCCATGCAATTCAAAATCCGGTGATAGCTGGGATTCTGCGCTTGCGCACCAAATGAACCCGTTGAGTCTGTTTTTCCGGATAAACAGAGAACGTGGTGATGCGCCTTCTCAGAAGTTTAAAACCACCAGTGGTCGTGAGTTGGTTCTCAATGCAGATGGATCAATGGACTTGCCAAAGCCTGTCTTCAAAGAACAGCAGAATGACACACGAGTAGAAATAAAAATTTCTGCTAGAGATATGACTGAGGCAAAAAAGATGCTGAGAGGTGTCGCCCGAAAATACCCGCGACTTAACGTTGATGAATTGCTTGAGGAAACCAAGATGCAATCCACCTATTCTCAAGAACCGATTCATTTCAACTTATCCTTCGGCGGGTTAGATGCGGGTCGCTCATTTGTCAAAACAGCGCTAGCATTGCTCTCTACTATTGGAGTAAGCGCGAGAGACTGTGAGCATGCTATTCAGTTTCTAAAAGAAGAAGAATCTGAGCCATGCTTTGGCTACTACTACGAGAAAGACTTGGTGGGTGGAAGACCCGCCGGAACTCCAGTTCACTGTGTCCATGTCAATGGTGACCCGGATAGCAAACTCATACGTGGGTATGTCGAATACTTCGGCGTAATGCGAGTTGTCATGTGCTTGTCTAGTAACTATTCAGGAAATGCATTCTCGGCAACGTATGCAATTGATCCAACTAAAGGCGAGGAGCTGAACCTATCTGTTGGCCTTGATCTGGATTTGGTGGATATACGGAAAGCATACAACTATGAGAAATGGGATGGTAAAGCCGTTCAGCAGGCCATGGGTGCAGTTATAGGTCCAACACTGGAAAAACAGCATAAAGAAGAAAGAGGCAGGGTCTTAGATGAGGCGGTTCGGTACGCATTCTCAAACTGCGGTTCGAAAGAGGGAGAAGTGATAGCCGAAGAGCAACACAACCGTCTAATGGGGCTTCTAAGGGAAAAGCTAGAGCCATGGGTTTTGAACCAGATCATTAGTATGAGAAAGCATGATTAG
- a CDS encoding type II toxin-antitoxin system HicB family antitoxin has product MKIRVVLEPSEEGGYTVYAPSLPGCISEGESKEEALVNIREAIELYLESVEDDTGYNPNAEITHIAV; this is encoded by the coding sequence ATGAAAATACGAGTAGTACTAGAGCCAAGCGAAGAAGGCGGATACACGGTCTATGCGCCGAGCCTGCCTGGATGTATCAGTGAAGGGGAGTCAAAAGAAGAAGCCCTGGTCAATATCCGGGAGGCAATCGAACTGTACCTCGAGTCTGTTGAGGACGACACCGGCTACAATCCGAATGCTGAAATTACTCATATCGCGGTATGA
- a CDS encoding type II toxin-antitoxin system RelE/ParE family toxin translates to MSQDAYTAGIQAAHAKRLRLILGRLNAASEIKDMDLAGLRLHKLSGGRAGTWSVTVSGNWRVTFRFEDGDAEIVNYEDYH, encoded by the coding sequence ATTTCGCAGGACGCTTACACCGCAGGGATACAGGCTGCTCATGCGAAGAGGCTTCGATTGATTCTCGGCAGGCTAAATGCAGCGTCAGAAATCAAAGACATGGACTTGGCAGGCCTTCGGCTGCACAAGCTCTCTGGGGGTCGCGCCGGGACTTGGTCGGTAACAGTTAGCGGTAACTGGCGAGTGACCTTCCGGTTCGAGGACGGAGACGCCGAGATAGTGAACTATGAAGATTACCACTGA
- a CDS encoding UPF0158 family protein — MALPVSIQDVVDAMQLPNDDWCSYLNVDTGEIVTVTDEDQRLIEGDVDLDDVPAWQREALPKAREALESDRFLALPQPFDIHEWSIMEEFADGLSDEDSRADVLDALRGPGAFRRFRSTIERLGIESDWYRHRDLAFERIAKDWLEANNVPYR; from the coding sequence ATGGCACTGCCAGTTTCGATCCAGGATGTCGTGGATGCCATGCAGCTTCCGAACGATGATTGGTGTTCATACCTTAACGTCGACACGGGTGAGATCGTGACCGTGACCGATGAGGATCAACGTCTGATCGAAGGCGATGTCGATCTGGACGACGTGCCAGCCTGGCAGCGCGAAGCGCTGCCCAAGGCTCGCGAGGCCCTGGAGTCGGACCGTTTCCTGGCACTTCCCCAACCGTTCGATATCCACGAATGGTCGATCATGGAAGAATTCGCCGACGGTCTCAGCGACGAGGATTCACGCGCGGATGTGCTGGACGCGTTGCGGGGCCCGGGTGCATTTCGCCGTTTCCGGTCCACGATCGAGCGGCTGGGGATCGAAAGCGACTGGTACCGACACCGGGACTTGGCGTTCGAGCGAATCGCGAAGGACTGGCTGGAGGCCAACAACGTGCCGTATCGATAG
- a CDS encoding type II toxin-antitoxin system HicA family toxin — MSKVPSLPFDKVIGALRRDGWVVVRQRGSHIRLQKHTREEVLKITIPAHRPIKRSTLSHILKQARLDVAEFIKLL; from the coding sequence ATGAGCAAGGTACCGAGCCTCCCGTTCGATAAGGTCATTGGCGCCTTGAGGCGTGATGGATGGGTAGTTGTACGGCAGCGGGGTAGCCATATCCGGTTGCAGAAGCATACCAGGGAAGAGGTATTGAAGATCACCATTCCAGCTCATAGACCCATCAAGAGATCGACTCTTTCACATATTCTGAAACAGGCGCGTTTGGATGTTGCTGAGTTCATCAAGTTACTGTGA